CGCCGCTGTACAAACTTTAACTGAAAATGGCACTATCAAACAACTTGAAGAAAAATGGGCGATAGTATGACACAATATCTACCTCTGTTTTTAAAAGGGATGGCAGTCACCTGTGCTGCAACAGTACTTGCCGGATCAGTAAGTCTTGCCATTGGCACCCTTCTTGGTATTGCAAGTTGCAATCGTCTTACTCATCCAGCACTCTTTATTCCCATAAAAATATTCACGTTTATCGCAAAAGGGATACCTGCATATGTGCAGATTTTAATCGCGTACTTTATTGTTCCTTCGATTCTTAATATCGACATTCCTGCATTTTTTGCAGCATGTAGTGCTCTTGCATTTTGTTCCGCCGGTTACACCACGGAAATAATTCGCTCAGGGATTAATGCTGTACCAAACGGACAATGGGATGCCTGCATTACCTTAGGATATCCAGTAGCAGCAACAATAAAACGAATCATTGCACCGCAAGCATTGCGCGTTATCACTCCCGCACTATTTGGTGAGCTTGAACAACTCGTTAAAAGCAGCTCACTACTTGCCACTATCGGAGTAACTGAACTTACCCGCACTGGTATGAATATAATATCGCGCGAATTGAATCCAATTCCTGTGTATCTGGCAATCGCCGCTGCGTACTTACTCTTTTCTGCATTACTTACCCTTATCGCATTATATATGGAAAAAAGGCTCTCCCATGGTCGAAATTAAAAACCTTACCGTTGTTATCAAAAACCAAACACTTTTGGATGATGTTTCTTGTTCCCTTATACCCGGAAGAATTAGCTGCTTTATCGGAAAGAGCGGTGCAGGAAAAACAACATTGCTCAAATCATTAGTCAATTTAATGCCAATAACTTCGGGCACCATCAGTATCAATAACAAGCAACTTGCCGAATTAACCTACCAAAAAAAATCAGAAACCATCGGTTATGTGTTTCAAGACTTTAATCTTTTTAATAATTTAACCGTTTTAGAAAATTGCATTGATCCACTGCTCGTACATGGCATGCAATACAAGCAAGCAGAAGAGCGGGCTCTGCAAGAACTAAAAAAACGTGGCCTCGAAAACCACGTTCACAAATATCCAACTCAACTTTCTGGGGGACAACAACAACGCGCTGCAATCGCCCGTTCATTGTGCTTACAACCACAAATATTACTGCTTGATGAGCCAACCGCTTCGCTTGACCCTATCAACACACAAGAGCTGGTAACCACGCTGCAAGAACTTGCGGCACAAAATCTAATCATTGGCGTTTCCAGTCAGGACATGC
This DNA window, taken from Candidatus Babeliales bacterium, encodes the following:
- a CDS encoding amino acid ABC transporter permease, whose protein sequence is MTQYLPLFLKGMAVTCAATVLAGSVSLAIGTLLGIASCNRLTHPALFIPIKIFTFIAKGIPAYVQILIAYFIVPSILNIDIPAFFAACSALAFCSAGYTTEIIRSGINAVPNGQWDACITLGYPVAATIKRIIAPQALRVITPALFGELEQLVKSSSLLATIGVTELTRTGMNIISRELNPIPVYLAIAAAYLLFSALLTLIALYMEKRLSHGRN
- a CDS encoding ATP-binding cassette domain-containing protein, whose product is MVEIKNLTVVIKNQTLLDDVSCSLIPGRISCFIGKSGAGKTTLLKSLVNLMPITSGTISINNKQLAELTYQKKSETIGYVFQDFNLFNNLTVLENCIDPLLVHGMQYKQAEERALQELKKRGLENHVHKYPTQLSGGQQQRAAIARSLCLQPQILLLDEPTASLDPINTQELVTTLQELAAQNLIIGVSSQDMHFVQKIFDRVYYLQAGTIIDFCDDIQKINYVPNIKSFINIA